One genomic window of Anaerohalosphaeraceae bacterium includes the following:
- a CDS encoding glycoside hydrolase 43 family protein translates to MVMNTRQRKVSGIVVFFWWTGWMCAFAAGGGLNESSTSQAVFVSKVWAADQGDGSYKNPVLHADYSDPDVIRVGNDYYMTASSFTSFPGLPILHSKDLVNWTLIGHAVSRYPNPDFNVPQHGKGIWAPSIRFQDGMFFIFWGDPDSGIYRVRSVRPEGPWEEPLLILPGKGLIDPCPLWDDNGKAWLVHAWAGSRAGVKSLLTLREMDWQATRVSQDARHIFDGHEKHPTIEGPKFYKRDGCYYIFAPGGGVTGGWQVVLRSKDIYGPYEDRIVLHQGSTPVNGPHQGGWVDTPSGQSWFLHFQDAGPYGRIIHLQPVVWKEGWPVMGTDSDGDGTGEPVLTWKKPDVGGVFPKMTPADSDEFDGDTLGLQWQWQANPNPAWFAKVRGTDYLRLFAVPLPAPEANFWQVPNLLLQKFPAPDFTATAKVRLVPEQQNIRGGLVVFGDDYSALELAVKEGTKILRLIVCMQAETGSREGLAAEIPIQTDTLILRVQVSSPNALCQFSYSLDGKEFVPAGRPFPAKPGRWVGAKVGLYCVSQAGSRAGGYLDVDWFRVE, encoded by the coding sequence ATGGTTATGAATACAAGACAGAGAAAAGTGTCGGGAATAGTTGTTTTCTTCTGGTGGACGGGATGGATGTGTGCCTTTGCCGCAGGCGGCGGTCTGAATGAATCCTCAACTTCCCAGGCGGTTTTTGTGTCGAAGGTATGGGCGGCGGATCAGGGGGACGGGAGTTACAAAAATCCTGTTTTGCATGCCGATTATTCCGACCCTGATGTCATCCGGGTGGGCAATGATTATTATATGACCGCCTCCAGCTTCACCAGCTTTCCGGGGCTTCCGATTCTGCATTCGAAGGATTTGGTCAATTGGACCCTCATTGGGCATGCGGTTTCGCGATATCCAAATCCGGATTTTAATGTTCCTCAGCACGGCAAAGGAATCTGGGCACCGAGCATCCGATTTCAGGATGGGATGTTTTTTATCTTCTGGGGCGACCCGGACAGCGGGATTTATCGGGTCCGCTCCGTTCGGCCGGAGGGGCCCTGGGAGGAGCCGCTTTTGATTCTTCCCGGAAAAGGACTGATTGACCCCTGTCCGCTGTGGGACGATAACGGCAAGGCGTGGCTGGTGCATGCCTGGGCGGGCAGCCGAGCGGGTGTGAAGAGTCTGCTGACGTTGCGGGAGATGGATTGGCAGGCGACCCGGGTCAGTCAGGATGCCCGTCATATCTTTGACGGCCATGAAAAGCATCCCACAATCGAAGGTCCAAAGTTCTATAAGCGCGACGGCTGTTATTATATCTTTGCGCCCGGCGGTGGAGTAACCGGCGGCTGGCAGGTGGTGCTCCGCTCCAAAGACATTTACGGTCCGTATGAGGACCGCATCGTTCTTCATCAGGGCTCTACGCCGGTCAACGGCCCGCATCAGGGCGGCTGGGTCGATACCCCGTCCGGTCAATCCTGGTTTCTTCATTTTCAGGATGCCGGCCCCTATGGTCGGATTATTCATCTTCAGCCGGTTGTGTGGAAAGAAGGGTGGCCGGTGATGGGTACAGACTCGGATGGAGATGGAACAGGCGAACCGGTGCTGACCTGGAAAAAGCCGGATGTCGGAGGCGTTTTTCCCAAAATGACGCCGGCTGACAGCGATGAGTTTGACGGTGATACGCTCGGCCTTCAATGGCAGTGGCAGGCAAATCCGAATCCTGCCTGGTTTGCGAAAGTTCGGGGAACAGATTATCTGCGTTTGTTTGCTGTTCCGCTGCCGGCGCCGGAAGCAAATTTCTGGCAGGTGCCGAACCTGCTTTTGCAGAAGTTTCCTGCGCCAGATTTTACCGCCACCGCAAAGGTACGGCTTGTGCCGGAACAGCAGAACATCCGCGGAGGGCTGGTGGTGTTCGGAGATGACTATTCGGCTCTCGAGCTGGCGGTCAAAGAAGGGACGAAAATTCTGCGGCTGATTGTCTGTATGCAGGCCGAGACCGGCAGCCGGGAGGGACTGGCTGCGGAAATCCCGATACAGACGGATACGCTCATCCTGCGGGTTCAGGTGTCCTCGCCAAACGCTCTCTGTCAGTTCAGCTATAGTCTGGACGGGAAAGAGTTCGTTCCGGCAGGCCGTCCGTTTCCCGCCAAGCCGGGCCGATGGGTGGGAGCCAAAGTCGGTTTGTATTGTGTCTCGCAGGCCGGCTCCCGTGCAGGCGGTTATCTGGATGTGGACTGGTTCCGAGTTGAGTAA
- a CDS encoding sodium:solute symporter family protein: MELFGFHPIDLLIILLYLSAITYIGQKAYGKIRSEEDFFLAGRSFNKLLQYFLNMGTLSDANSAIRTASFAFEKGLGGVWLMLIGVFTGPYYWFMAGWFRRVRLVTMAELFEERFKSKILPTIYALVGIWLSILILGIGYKASLRTFQAMTIKPPEKYTPAEAESVQLYERYRQLSKIQKTTPLNPQETAEYERLDALYKKGQISAFVSYTKPFWFYLIYTVFIGFYVTMGGFRAAAVTDILQGFLILLFSILLIPLALVALGGWTEFTRRIPDHMLFVFGSAGDEFAWNSIAALVLVTIIGITGHQGNMALNGSARDELTARIANIGGAYTKRILTIIWALCGLFAYALCSDLVADPDTAWGILSRHLLGPGLRGLMVAGILAANMSTLDAVCVYLSALFVRHIYKPFVPNKSPRHYINVSRLSIIGFLLLGIYVSVTTFSIIHLVKALPSLNIIFGAPVLLLLFWKRLTRIAVYVEVIACSIILAVLPHLLPCFEAVRHSPWLSQQTREQTVVRSVHASESDVQNGLAEEVGQLIRKPVRIPPVSIYYDNIARMNPEVPDSPYEGIGRLHTELIIAYFLGIDLPSLTPSALLTLRYLIAAVLPFVFLIPISLLTKDKGFHADIERFYARLKTPVYPDPQKDEEEVQKSYADPHRFDHLKLFPRSSWEFCKWTRTDTLGFLCSTAVTLGIILFFWGLIRLIAG; the protein is encoded by the coding sequence ATGGAATTGTTCGGTTTTCATCCTATTGACTTGCTTATTATCCTCCTCTATTTGTCTGCCATCACTTATATCGGGCAGAAAGCCTACGGAAAAATCCGTTCTGAGGAAGATTTTTTTCTGGCCGGGCGTTCCTTTAATAAACTCCTCCAGTATTTCCTCAATATGGGCACACTCAGCGACGCCAACAGCGCTATTCGAACGGCCAGTTTTGCCTTCGAAAAGGGATTGGGGGGCGTATGGCTGATGCTGATTGGTGTCTTCACGGGTCCCTACTACTGGTTCATGGCCGGATGGTTCCGGCGCGTTCGTCTGGTCACGATGGCTGAGCTGTTCGAGGAGCGATTCAAAAGCAAAATCCTGCCGACGATTTACGCGCTCGTGGGCATCTGGCTGAGCATCCTGATTCTGGGAATCGGCTATAAGGCCTCTCTGCGAACGTTTCAGGCCATGACCATCAAACCCCCGGAAAAATACACACCGGCGGAGGCAGAAAGCGTTCAGCTGTATGAGCGGTACCGTCAGCTTTCAAAGATTCAGAAAACCACACCCCTGAATCCTCAGGAGACCGCCGAATACGAACGGCTGGACGCCCTGTATAAAAAAGGACAAATCAGTGCTTTTGTTTCCTATACAAAGCCTTTTTGGTTTTACCTGATTTATACGGTGTTCATCGGCTTCTATGTCACCATGGGCGGGTTCAGAGCAGCCGCCGTGACCGATATTCTGCAGGGCTTTCTCATCCTCCTGTTTTCCATCCTTCTGATTCCGCTGGCGCTGGTTGCCTTGGGCGGCTGGACCGAATTTACCCGGCGAATCCCGGACCACATGCTGTTTGTTTTCGGTTCCGCCGGCGATGAATTCGCCTGGAACTCGATTGCCGCCCTGGTTCTGGTCACCATCATCGGCATCACGGGCCATCAGGGCAATATGGCCCTCAACGGCTCTGCACGCGATGAGCTGACTGCCCGAATCGCCAATATCGGCGGCGCTTACACCAAACGCATCCTCACCATCATTTGGGCCCTTTGCGGTTTATTTGCCTACGCCCTCTGTTCAGACCTTGTCGCAGACCCCGATACGGCCTGGGGAATCCTCAGCCGGCATCTGCTCGGTCCCGGACTGCGCGGGCTGATGGTCGCCGGCATCCTCGCCGCCAATATGTCCACGCTGGATGCCGTCTGCGTCTATCTGTCCGCTCTCTTCGTCCGGCATATTTACAAGCCCTTCGTCCCCAACAAAAGCCCTCGCCACTACATCAATGTTTCCCGTCTGTCCATTATCGGTTTTCTGCTTTTGGGGATATATGTCTCCGTAACGACCTTCAGCATTATCCATCTGGTTAAGGCCCTGCCTTCCCTGAACATTATCTTCGGAGCGCCGGTTTTGCTGCTTTTGTTCTGGAAACGGCTGACGCGAATTGCCGTCTATGTTGAGGTAATCGCCTGCTCCATCATTCTGGCTGTTCTTCCGCATCTGCTTCCGTGCTTCGAGGCCGTCCGGCATTCGCCCTGGCTGTCGCAGCAGACGCGAGAACAGACGGTCGTCCGCTCCGTGCATGCCAGTGAAAGCGATGTCCAAAACGGGCTGGCAGAGGAAGTCGGCCAACTCATCCGCAAACCGGTGCGAATCCCGCCGGTCAGCATTTACTACGACAACATCGCCCGAATGAATCCGGAAGTTCCCGACTCCCCCTATGAAGGCATCGGCCGTCTGCATACCGAATTGATTATTGCCTATTTTCTCGGCATCGACCTGCCTTCTCTGACCCCTTCCGCCCTCCTTACGCTCCGTTATCTGATTGCGGCCGTTCTGCCCTTCGTCTTTCTGATCCCCATCAGTCTGCTCACGAAGGACAAAGGGTTTCATGCAGACATTGAACGCTTTTACGCCCGGCTGAAAACACCGGTCTATCCCGATCCGCAGAAAGATGAAGAAGAAGTTCAGAAAAGTTATGCCGACCCGCACCGGTTCGACCATCTGAAGCTGTTCCCCCGCTCCAGCTGGGAATTCTGTAAATGGACTCGGACCGATACGCTCGGCTTTTTGTGCAGCACAGCTGTCACGCTCGGAATCATCCTCTTTTTCTGGGGATTAATCCGGCTGATTGCCGGATAA
- a CDS encoding PA14 domain-containing protein: MKRWGIVWIGLLVFAGMISGAPSNPQPAVGESVDPDVLTLQWTPDADAVRSEIYLGTSAAAVAAAQKPTGDVDGSGAVDILDLVYVAAQWLDSPSSPCPDLDYSGGVDLADAAQVSRSWLSEPEVLYLGAVSGSFFAPGQLIPNKTYYWRVDTVRCSGIEKGTVWNFKTKRPAFPGAEGFGKWASGGRGGSVYHVTNLNDSGPGSFRDAVSAPNRTVVFDVGGVIRIGERIVVSKDITIAGQTAPGEGVVIYGNGLSYTDANRSITRHMRYRMGKVGTSGKDAVTIADGTDMIFDHCSISWGRDETFSISGGTGEDPGFITIQNCIIAQGLETHSCGGLIQDFNGVSLFRNLYIDNDTRNPKVKGVNEFINNVVYNWNDAAYILGDSEADSYANVIRNYFISGPNTGAAAFTRGNLNFHIYALNNWHDSNKNGVLDGAILDQAAYGTIDWQTVPYNYPGVKTMLGAPTAYRVAASQAGAVYPIRDRIDSRLIKELKSLGTSGQLISDENASPMYGVGILDGGICPTDTDQDGMPDYWEQSVSGLNPYGADHNGDADGNGYTNLEDYLNFLAVPHANVQKDRPRDINLRLFASGFDAGAAYTVFDAVNGTVQLLADGYTARFTPNAGYVGPARFSFTVNDSCVWTDTVLLLVSEYGGHALPPKYPSNLTQGLNYRYYSGTFEYLPDFALLTPTQQGTTANFDITQAAAADYFAYVFEGFIEIPADGLYTFYLNSDDGSKLYIDGGIVVSNDGVHGTQEAEGSTALLAGMHSIRVSYFEKDGNQRLEVRWAGPGFGKQLISNSVLYRGSVDLVPPSAPAGQWASASNGQVFLDWNDNTEADLAGYNVYRTTISGGNYTRLNDALIDASNFIDTSVSNSTFYHYVVTAVDESFNESQRSYEVSARPADSNDVSVIVQEWTAGFCLVEGTVDNNNAGFTGYGFANGTNAVGMGINWSVQIGRPGTYQLTWRFANGTTANRPADLLVNGAAVLSSIAFNPTGGWTTWSEVTGSVVLDAGTHLIRLEPTTSNGLANIDYLMITGPDVVPAACP; this comes from the coding sequence ATGAAGCGATGGGGGATTGTTTGGATTGGTCTTTTGGTTTTCGCAGGGATGATTTCGGGTGCGCCTTCCAATCCGCAGCCGGCAGTCGGCGAGTCGGTGGACCCGGATGTGCTGACTCTTCAATGGACGCCGGATGCGGATGCCGTGCGCAGCGAGATATATCTGGGAACGAGTGCGGCGGCGGTTGCGGCGGCGCAAAAGCCGACCGGTGATGTGGACGGCAGCGGCGCTGTGGATATTCTGGACCTGGTTTACGTGGCCGCCCAGTGGCTGGACAGCCCGTCTTCGCCCTGTCCGGACCTGGATTACAGCGGCGGGGTGGATTTGGCGGATGCAGCTCAGGTTAGCCGCAGCTGGCTGAGTGAACCGGAAGTGCTCTATCTGGGAGCTGTTAGCGGTTCTTTCTTTGCTCCCGGCCAGTTAATTCCGAACAAGACCTATTACTGGCGGGTGGATACAGTCCGATGCAGCGGAATTGAGAAAGGAACGGTCTGGAACTTCAAGACCAAGCGTCCGGCCTTTCCCGGGGCGGAAGGATTCGGCAAATGGGCCTCCGGCGGACGGGGCGGCAGTGTTTATCATGTGACCAATCTGAACGACAGCGGGCCGGGCTCTTTCCGTGATGCCGTCAGTGCTCCGAACCGCACCGTGGTTTTTGATGTCGGCGGTGTGATACGGATCGGCGAACGAATTGTCGTCAGCAAAGATATTACGATTGCCGGCCAGACAGCGCCGGGCGAAGGGGTTGTCATTTACGGCAACGGCTTGTCTTATACGGATGCCAACCGCTCGATTACCCGGCATATGCGATACCGAATGGGCAAGGTCGGCACCAGCGGCAAAGATGCGGTGACGATTGCCGACGGAACGGATATGATTTTTGACCATTGTTCGATTTCTTGGGGGCGGGATGAGACCTTTTCCATCAGCGGCGGTACAGGCGAGGACCCGGGTTTTATCACCATTCAAAACTGCATTATTGCTCAGGGATTAGAAACCCATTCCTGCGGCGGCCTGATTCAGGATTTCAACGGGGTTAGTCTGTTCCGCAACCTTTACATTGATAACGACACGCGAAATCCGAAGGTCAAAGGAGTCAACGAGTTTATCAATAATGTGGTTTACAACTGGAACGATGCCGCGTATATCTTGGGCGATTCGGAAGCGGATTCCTATGCGAATGTCATCCGCAATTATTTTATCAGCGGTCCGAATACGGGGGCGGCGGCCTTTACAAGGGGCAATCTGAATTTTCACATTTACGCGCTGAACAACTGGCATGATTCCAACAAAAACGGGGTGCTTGACGGAGCCATTCTGGACCAGGCGGCCTACGGGACCATAGACTGGCAGACGGTCCCGTATAACTATCCGGGTGTCAAAACAATGCTCGGTGCACCGACGGCTTATCGGGTTGCCGCTTCGCAGGCCGGGGCTGTTTATCCGATACGCGACCGAATTGACAGCCGTCTCATTAAGGAACTCAAGTCGCTGGGAACCAGCGGACAGCTGATTTCAGACGAAAATGCCTCGCCGATGTACGGGGTCGGAATTCTCGACGGAGGAATCTGTCCGACCGATACAGACCAGGATGGAATGCCGGATTATTGGGAGCAGTCCGTGTCGGGACTGAATCCTTACGGGGCGGACCATAACGGGGATGCCGACGGAAACGGTTATACCAATCTGGAGGATTATCTGAACTTTCTGGCGGTTCCGCATGCGAACGTGCAGAAAGACAGACCTCGGGATATCAACCTGCGTCTGTTTGCATCCGGATTCGATGCCGGGGCGGCCTATACGGTGTTTGATGCGGTGAACGGAACGGTTCAGCTGCTGGCGGACGGTTATACCGCCCGCTTTACGCCGAATGCGGGATACGTAGGCCCGGCTCGTTTTTCCTTTACCGTGAATGACAGCTGTGTTTGGACGGATACGGTGCTGCTTTTGGTTTCGGAGTACGGCGGACATGCGCTGCCGCCGAAGTATCCTTCCAATCTGACGCAGGGATTGAACTATAGGTATTATTCCGGAACATTTGAGTATTTGCCGGATTTTGCCCTCCTGACACCGACGCAGCAGGGAACGACGGCGAACTTTGACATTACGCAAGCAGCGGCCGCCGATTATTTTGCGTATGTTTTTGAGGGATTTATTGAGATTCCGGCGGACGGGCTGTACACGTTTTATCTGAACTCGGACGACGGCAGCAAGCTTTACATAGACGGCGGAATTGTCGTCAGCAATGACGGCGTTCACGGAACGCAGGAGGCGGAAGGCAGTACGGCCCTGCTGGCTGGGATGCATTCCATTCGGGTTTCTTATTTTGAAAAAGACGGCAATCAGCGGCTGGAAGTACGCTGGGCCGGGCCGGGCTTCGGCAAGCAGCTGATTTCCAACAGCGTTCTGTACAGAGGTTCGGTGGATTTGGTTCCGCCGTCGGCCCCTGCCGGACAGTGGGCATCAGCTTCCAATGGGCAGGTTTTCTTGGATTGGAATGATAATACGGAGGCCGACTTGGCGGGCTACAATGTCTATCGGACAACGATTTCGGGGGGAAATTATACCCGACTGAACGATGCCCTGATTGATGCGTCAAACTTTATTGATACGTCGGTTTCCAACAGCACATTCTATCATTATGTTGTTACTGCTGTAGATGAATCCTTTAATGAATCTCAGCGCAGTTATGAAGTTTCTGCACGGCCGGCGGATTCCAATGATGTGAGTGTGATTGTTCAGGAATGGACGGCGGGTTTCTGTCTGGTTGAGGGGACGGTTGACAATAACAATGCCGGGTTCACCGGGTACGGTTTTGCCAACGGGACCAATGCCGTGGGCATGGGAATCAACTGGAGTGTTCAAATCGGCCGCCCGGGCACGTATCAGCTGACCTGGCGGTTTGCCAACGGCACAACGGCCAATCGGCCGGCTGATTTATTGGTGAACGGTGCAGCGGTTCTTTCCAGTATTGCGTTTAATCCCACCGGCGGATGGACAACCTGGAGTGAAGTGACCGGCAGCGTTGTTTTGGATGCGGGAACGCATTTGATTCGCCTGGAACCGACTACCAGCAACGGGCTGGCCAATATTGATTATCTGATGATAACAGGGCCGGATGTTGTTCCGGCGGCCTGTCCGTAA